The Juglans regia cultivar Chandler chromosome 2, Walnut 2.0, whole genome shotgun sequence genome includes a window with the following:
- the LOC109005998 gene encoding uncharacterized protein LOC109005998 translates to MGANFSFFHIPSRTMPLPHVKRLAIVYQNLGNLSSHFYGLKGYSLITPAVGFTVFDASNVSSKSIRKLSLSTMGKPISIHFPTFVLPNGMISKTRCVAFSGNGSFYLSEMSLPGVCYSGDQGHFAIVVPKESKQRLWYLWVVGSVLGISGMVVMVYVGMASARTLKTKKIQVERQAQADEDSILESRWVSGSKLPSAAVTRTLPVLENGGV, encoded by the coding sequence ATGGGTGCCAACTTCAGCTTCTTCCACATTCCATCAAGAACCATGCCTTTGCCACACGTAAAGAGGCTTGCCATCGTCTATCAGAACTTGGGCAACTTGTCTTCCCACTTCTATGGCCTGAAGGGTTACTCACTCATCACTCCGGCCGTTGGATTCACGGTTTTCGATGCATCAAATGTTAGTTCTAAAAGCATCAGAAAGCTAAGTCTCAGTACAATGGGGAAGCCCATATCGATTCATTTCCCCACTTTTGTCCTCCCTAATGGAATGATCTCTAAGACGAGGTGCGTCGCATTTAGTGGAAATGGGAGTTTTTACCTTAGTGAGATGAGCTTGCCCGGTGTATGTTACTCAGGAGATCAAGGTCATTTTGCCATTGTTGTTCCGAAGGAGAGTAAGCAGAGGTTGTGGTATCTTTGGGTTGTTGGGTCTGTGCTTGGGATTTCTGGGATGGTAGTGATGGTTTATGTTGGGATGGCGTCTGCGAGGActttgaagacaaagaagatTCAAGTGGAGAGACAAGCACAAGCTGATGAAGATTCGATTCTTGAAAGTAGATGGGTGAGTGGTAGTAAGCTGCCTTCTGCAGCTGTGACGAGAACTCTGCCTGTCCTTGAGAATGGAGGTGTTTGA
- the LOC109005994 gene encoding 6-phosphogluconate dehydrogenase, decarboxylating 3, chloroplastic: MEASALSRIGLAGLAVMGQNLALNIADKGFPISVYNRTASKVDETVDRARQEGQLPLTGQYNPKDFVLSIQRPRSVIILVKAGSPVDQTIAALSSHMEPGDTIIDGGNEWYENTERRIQEVSGKGLLYLGMGVSGGEEGARNGPSLMPGGSYQAYSNIQEILEKIAAQVKDDGPCVTYIGEGGSGNFVKMVHNGIEYGDMQLISEAYDVLKNVGGLSNQELSEIFAEWNRGELESFLIEITADIFRVKDEYGDGGLVDKILDKTGMKGTGKWTVQQAAELSVAAPTIAASLDCRYLSGLKDERENAAEVLREAGLNEEKGVKLGGIDKKRLIDDVRQALYASKICSYAQGMNLLRAKSVERGWDLNLGELARIWKGGCIIRAVFLDRIKKAYQRNPNLANLVVDPDFAREMVQRQAAWRRVVGLAISAGISTPGMCASLSYFDTYRRARLPANLVQAQRDLFGAHTYERIDRPGSFHTEWTKLARNSDAGVGAFS; the protein is encoded by the coding sequence ATGGAAGCCTCAGCTCTCTCCCGCATAGGTCTCGCCGGCCTCGCCGTCATGGGCCAAAACTTGGCTTTGAACATAGCCGATAAGGGCTTCCCCATCTCCGTCTACAACCGCACCGCCTCCAAGGTCGACGAAACAGTCGATCGGGCTCGCCAAGAGGGTCAACTCCCCTTAACTGGCCAGTATAACCCCAAAGACTTCGTCCTCTCTATCCAACGCCCCAGATCGGTCATCATCCTCGTCAAAGCCGGTTCGCCGGTTGACCAGACCATCGCCGCCCTTTCCTCGCACATGGAGCCCGGTGACACCATCATTGATGGCGGCAACGAGTGGTACGAGAACACCGAGCGCAGAATCCAAGAGGTCTCCGGAAAGGGTCTCCTGTATCTCGGGATGGGCGTATCGGGGGGCGAAGAAGGTGCCCGTAACGGGCCCTCTCTCATGCCCGGGGGATCGTATCAGGCCTACTCCAACATCCAAGAGATCCTCGAAAAGATCGCCGCTCAGGTCAAAGACGACGGGCCGTGCGTCACCTACATCGGTGAAGGCGGGTCTGGGAACTTCGTGAAAATGGTCCACAACGGAATTGAGTACGGCGACATGCAACTCATTTCGGAGGCGTACGACGTTTTGAAAAACGTTGGGGGGTTATCGAACCAGGAACTCTCGGAGATATTCGCGGAGTGGAATAGAGGGGAATTAGAGAGTTTCTTGATTGAGATTACCGCCGATATATTCAGGGTTAAGGACGAGTATGGAGATGGGGGTTTGGTGGATAAGATTTTGGACAAGACGGGAATGAAAGGGACCGGGAAATGGACTGTCCAACAAGCAGCGGAGCTGTCCGTCGCTGCTCCCACTATTGCTGCATCTTTGGATTGCCGGTATCTGAGTGGGttaaaagatgagagagagaatgccGCGGAGGTTCTGAGAGAGGCTGGGTTGAACGAGGAGAAGGGGGTGAAGCTTGGTGGGATCGATAAGAAAAGGTTGATAGACGATGTGAGACAGGCATTGTACGCGTCGAAGATCTGTAGCTACGCGCAGGGGATGAACCTTTTGAGGGCGAAGAGTGTGGAGAGAGGGTGGGATTTGAATTTGGGTGAATTGGCGAGGATTTGGAAAGGTGGGTGTATCATACGGGCTGTGTTCTTGGATAGGATCAAGAAGGCCTATCAGAGGAACCCCAATTTGGCGAATTTGGTTGTGGACCCCGACTTTGCGAGGGAGATGGTGCAGAGACAGGCTGCATGGAGGAGGGTGGTGGGGCTGGCGATATCAGCCGGCATTAGCACGCCAGGGATGTGTGCCAGTCTTTCCTATTTCGATACATATAGACGGGCGCGACTGCCGGCGAACCTGGTGCAGGCACAGAGGGACTTGTTCGGGGCGCATACCTATGAGCGGATTGATCGACCAGGGTCGTTTCATACCGAGTGGACGAAACTTGCTCGGAATAGTGATGCCGGTGTTGGTGCTTTCAGCTGA